In Dryobates pubescens isolate bDryPub1 unplaced genomic scaffold, bDryPub1.pri scaffold_122_arrow_ctg1, whole genome shotgun sequence, the sequence GGAGCACCGGAGCCCCCCCGAagtactgggagaagagagggatgtTGATGGTGGCCGACATGAGCAGCAGGCGCAGGCCGGGGCGGGAGGGCAGCAGGCGCCGCAGGAAGCCCAGCAGGAAGTCTCCGTGGAGATGCCTCTCATGCacctcgtccaccagcaccacctggtagcagctgaggctggggtccCGCTGCGCCTgccgcagcagcagcccctcggTGAGGAACAGCAGCCGCGTGGCGGCGCTGCGGCGCCGCTCGAAGCGGATCTGGAAGCCCACCTGGGGCGGGGGCAgggcgggaggggagggggaaggagaagggcaaAGGAGGTCAGAGCTGGGCGAAGCCAGAGCCAAATACAATCAAACTCAACTGAAGTCAaactcctccttctttccttcccccatgaacagctcccagctccccctaagccctccctgccccccaggaacacacagacacagctcccagctccccctaagccctccctgccccccaggaacagacacagctcccagctccccctaacctctccctgccccccaggaacacacagacacagctcccagctccccctaacccctccctgccccccaggaacagacacagctcccagctccccctaagccctccctgccccccaggaacacacagacacagctcccagctcccccaaacccctccctgccccccaggaacagacacagctcccagctccccctaagccctccctgccccccaggaacacacagacacagctcccagctccccctaacctctccctgccccccaggaacagacacagctcccagctccccctaacccctctcctccccccattAACACcatccaacccctcccagctccccctaaccccttccctccccccattaACAgcatccaacccctcccagctccccctaaccccttccctccccccattaACAgcatccaacccctcccagctccccctaacccctctcctccccccattAACAGCAtccaccccctcccagctccccctaacccctctcctccccccattAACAgcatccaacccctcccagctccccctaacccctctcctccccccattAACAgcatccaacccctcccagctccccctaacccctctcctccccccattAACAgcatccaacccctcccagctccccctaacccctgccctccccccataAACAgcatccaacccctcccagctccccctaacccctctcctccccccattAACAgcatccaacccctcccagctccccctaacccctctcctccccccattAACAgcatccaacccctcccagcccccctaaccccttccctccccccattaACAgcatccaacccctcccagctccccctaacccctctcctccccccataACAgcatccaacccctcccagctccccctaaccccttccctccccccattaACAgcatccaacccctcccagctccccctaaCCCCTTCCCCCATTAACAGCATCCAACCCCTTCCAGCTCCCCctaacccctctcctccccccattAACAgcatccaacccctcccagctccccctaacccctctcctccccccattAACACCATCTAACCCCTTCCAGCTCCCCCtaaccccttcccttcccccattAACAgcatccagcccctcccagctccccctaaccccttcccttcccccattAACAgcatccaacccctcccagctccccctaacccctctcctccccccattAACAgcatccaacccctcccagctccccataacccctctcctccccacatTAACAGCATtcaacccctcccagctccccctaacccctctcctccccccattAACAgcatccaacccctcccagctccccctaaccccttcccttcccccattAACAGCATCCAACCCCTTCCAGCTCCCCctaacccctctcctccccccattAACAGCATCCAACCCCTTCCAGCTCCCCCtaaccccttccctccccccattaACAgcatccaacccctcccagctccccctaaCCCCTTCCCCCATTAACAgcatccaacccctcccagctccctctaacccctctcctccccccagtaacacacagacacagctcccagctccccctaacctctccctgccccccagtaacacacagacacagctcccagctccccctaacctctccctgccccccagtaACACAAagacacagctcccagctccccctaacccctctcctccccccattAACAgcatccaacccctcccagctccccctaacccctctcctccccccattAACAgcatccaacccctcccagctccccctaacccctctcctccccccattAACAGCATCCAACCCGGTCCCCCCCggtccccacctggctgccgTACTGGTTGAGGCTCTCGTACGCCACCCTCTTGGCCAGCGAGACGCAGGCGATGCGCCgcggctgggtgcaggcaaggCGCCGGTAGCCGGCGGCCAGCAGGAACTGCGGCACCTGCGTGGACTTGCCGCAGCCGGTGTCCCCCGCCACCACCAGCACCCGGTGCCGCGCCAGGGCCGCCAGCAGCTGCCGCCGGTACCGCGCGATGGGCAGCGCCGCCCGCTGCCGGTGGATCTTCGCCAGCCGGGCGAAGCTCCGCTTCTGCTGGAAGTCCTGGAAGCGGAGGAGGGCAGCGCGGAACTCCTCCAGCCGCCCCCGCGGGACGCCGGGCACCGGCCGCCGGCCGCCCGGCAGCGCCAGGTTGATGCGGTCGCGGGGGTCGTAGCGGCGGGGGAGGTCGAGCTGGGGGAGGCTCTGGGAGGGCTCGGCTAGGTCGCCACTCGGGGCCCGCGGAGGATTGCGGCTCTGGAAGCGCCGGAGGCGGTCGAAGAAAGCCCAGAACTCCTGGACGTGGTCGGAGCCGGAACCGGAGCCAGCGTCCTGCGACGGGAAGTGAAGCTCCTCCATCCGGCGCCGTGTGCTGGGACAGCTCCAGTCCCACTCGCAAGGGGACCGCGACCGGGACCGGGACCGGGACCGGGACCGGGACCGCGATCGCGATCGGGACCGGGACCGGGATCGGGACCGCGACCGCTTCGGGTCCCGTTCCCGGCTGTGCCGCCGGGGTCTGCTCCCCTTCTCTGGTGGCATCGCCATGatggggatggagccaggcagctgcGTCAGTAGGGTCGGAGGTTGGAGGGGTGGCCCAGACCTCTGGGACCCCGACACGTCCCTCTACAACCCACGGGGATCCCCAAGCAGCCTGCTCCGACAGCAGGGGGTCCTCCGACGCACGCCGGTCCTGGCTCTCGGGCACCCCCGCGCAGTTCCGGTCCCCagaaccccccctgccagccccggtTCCATCCCCTCCCGGGCCCTGttcctcccctgccagccctggttCCACCCTCCCCCGGCCCcggttccatcccccccagccctggtcctcccctgccagcaccagttccatccccccccggGCCCTGttcctcccctgccagccccggttccatcccccccagccctggtcctcccctgccagccctggttCCATTCTCCCCCGGCCCcggttccatcccccccagccctggtcctcccctgccagccccacttcCATCCCCCCCCGGGCCCTGttcctcccctgccagccccggttccatcctccccagccctgttcctccctctgccagccccgGTTCCATCCCCCCCGGGCCCTGttcctcccctgccagccccggttccatcccccccagccctattctttccctgccagccccagttCCATCCTCCCCCGGCCCCGGTTCCATCCCCCCAAGCCCTGTtcctccccctgccagccccggtTCCATCCCCCCCGGGCCCTGttcctcccctgccagccccggttccatcccccccagccctgttcctcccctgccagcaccagtTCCATCCTCCTCCGGCCCcggttccatcccccccagccctgatcctcccctgccagccccggtTCCAACCTCCCCCGGCCCcggttccatcccccccagccctgtttctcccctgccagccccggttccatcccccccagccctgttcctcccctgccagctccggttccatcccccccagccctgttcttacCCCGCCAGCCCCGGTTCCATCCTCCCCCGGCTCCGGTtccatgccccccagccctgttcctccCCCGCCGGCCCAGGTTCCATCCTCCCCCGGCTCCGGTtccatgccccccagccctgttcttacCCCGCCAGCCCCGGTTCCATCCTCCCCCGGCTCCGGTtccatgccccccagccctgtttctCCCCCGCCAACCCCGGTTCCATCCTCTCCCGGTTccgtgccccccagccctgttcctccCCCGCCAACCCCGGTTTCATCCTCCCCCGGCCCcggttccattccccccagccctgttgctCCCCCGCCGGCCCCggttccacccccccccagcccacggTTCGTTACCCGTTCCCGGGCCCGCTCCCGCGGTCCCCGAACCGGCCGCGGCCCAAGCCCTGGCTCCGACCTCCCTCGCTGCCGACAGCCCCGAGCAGGCCCCCAGGCCACCAGGGGGCGACAAAGGAGAGGCGGCCGCCGCCGTGCGGGGCGGCGCAACCGAGGTGAGGGGGCGGAGAAAAGGgcgggggggaaaaggggtggGGCTAGCCCGGGAACCGCcccacaggcagagctctgccttgctgggtcccccccccccccctgcttcctcccctgctgcccctctgtccccatccgccctgctgtgccccagcttccccagccctggctgctgtgtcctgctgccccccccgcccccctgcccccaagcctcctccctgTGCGGCTtgttccaccccacccccaccccctccccccccccgtccTTAGCCCTCCTCATCCACCCCGGAGCTGCTTCCACCATTTCCACCAACCCCAAGCGCTGCCaactgtccccagctctcccctgtCCCCCCAGGCAAGTGCAAGTCAGACCAAGccgtggccagcagcagcagcagctccctgcctcaggAGATGAAGCAAGACCTTGGGGGCAGaactccccccccctccccccagcctggggtGAGGCccttctggagctgaggagggggaCAGGGGGTGGCCCTTGTTGCATCATCAGTGACCTCAGAGCCTGCTGAGCCAGGGAAAATGTTGCCCAACAGCCACCCAGAAAGGAGAACCAAAGGGCCTAAGGTCTTGCTCAAGGGTTGAGGGGACTTCAGTGGGGACTTTATTGGCGAGGGGGAAGGGGCCACACAAGCTCCTGGGGCTTTGGGGTGATGAGTTGGGGTTCACCCCAACACTCTAGGCCCCGGAGGGGTAaatggggaggctggggagggggtggcaggggcaAGGACAGTGCTTGTGGGGGGCTGAGACGGGAGAAACGAGAGTCCAcggctggagaaggagaggacgGAGTGCAAGGCCAaggtcctcctgctgctggcggAGGGCAGGAGATGTCCAAGCTTAGGTGGGCACCCAGCCTTCCCCCTCTGCAACCACatggggcagctgggtgggtgggggggatgGCAGCATCTCCTCCCCAGGCCCTCCAGCAGCGCAGGGGCAGGCGGCGGCCTCCGGCCGCCCTGCCTCACACCacggtgctgctgctctgctcctccaccGTGGTCTTGGTCTtcgccctgctgtccccagcggCGCTGGCGGGGTCGTCGCTCAGCACccccctgagcacagccctccaggaGCGCTGGAACTTGTCCCTGAAGCCCTGGCCCATGACGACGTAGATGATGGGGTTGACGCAGCTGTTGACGTAGGCCACGCCGGCCACCACGGGGTCGGCGGCCTGGGCGCTCTTGAAGAGGGAGCTGCGGCTGGAGGCGGAGGCCAGCACCAGGCCCACCACGTGGTAGGGCAGCCAGCAGATGAAGAAGCTGAGGATGACCACCAGGACCAGCTTGGTGGCGCGCTGGGAGCGGGCGAGGCCCCTGCTGCGCAGGCGGGCGAGCAGCAGCCCGTAGCAGGCGGAGATGGCGGCgaagggcagcaggaagccGCAGAGGAAGCGGGCGCCGGCCGTGGCCAGCTCGGTCAGCCGCTGGTGGGGGCCCACGGCCTCGTAGGCCAGGGTGCAGACCACCTTCCGGGAGAAGGGGTCGGCGCGGGCGGCGCGGAAGACGAAGGAGGGCAGGGTGAGCAGGGCGGCCAGCCCCCAGGCGGCGGCGCAGGCGGCCCTGGCCAGCGGCAGGCCGCGGTGGTTCTGGCACCACACCGGCAGCGTCACCAGCGCCCAGCGGTCGGCGCTGATGGCCGTCAGCAGCAGGACGCTGGCGAACATGTTGAGGACGgtgagggagggcagcagcttgcAGGCGAAGCCGCCCAGGGGCCAGTGGTGGTCCTGGGTCAAGGGCAGGGCCAGgaagggcagggccaggcagcagagcaggtcgGCCAGCGCCAGGTTGAGGAACCAGACGCCGTTGACCGTGCGGCGCAGCTCCAGCGCCGTCACCCAGACCACGGCGCCGTTGCCCAGGACGCCCAGCAGGAAGATGAGGGCGTAGAGGGCCAGGATGGCTCGGTGGCCGTGGGGCACCTCGTAGCCATCCAGCTCATCCAGGTCGAAGGGGGTGTAGTCCTCCCAGCCCGAGGAGTTGTAGCTGGAGGTGGGCGCCGGGGACTCCATCCTCCACCCGCTGGCAACCTGGGAACCGGACCCGGTTGGAGCGCCAGGGACGGCGAGGAGGCCTTCCAGGAGCATCTGGGccacctctctcccccccacacacacgtTCAGGTGGCTCTGAGCCCTCTCCCAAGAAGGGTTTGGGTGGCAGGGACCTTCCAAgatggcccagcccagcccctggccaaGCTTGGCTGGCGCcaagcccaagcccagcagtttgggtggaaaggaccttccgAGGTCGTCTGGTTCcgacctcctgccctgggccaggagagcttctgccagctcaggttccccacagccccaccctgcagcctgacCCTGCAGCCATTCTCAACTCCTGGGGGCAATctcttccaccacctcactgcctCCTCTTGGGTGTCCATTCACCGCCTGCTCCGCTTCCCCTCCCGGACACAAGGCTGCTCACGGggaggtgctgcctggggaggtgttcCTCAAGAACCTGTGGTGCAACCCCaaggccctgctgccctccctggcccCTCACCAGGGAAGTGGACATTTCCCCACTTCCCCACCGCCCAGGAAACaccccagaggctgcagctccagcagctcctccagaggTCTCCCGAGAGGaggaggtttgggtttggttctggAGCCCCGGGAGAGACCTCCCGGTGGTCCaaagcacctccagcaccacgaggtaggaggaggaaaagactgaaggaggaggcagggggaaggttTGGGGGTCCTCCCGTGGGCAGTGGAAGAACCCATGGGGA encodes:
- the C5AR1 gene encoding C5a anaphylatoxin chemotactic receptor 1, giving the protein MESPAPTSSYNSSGWEDYTPFDLDELDGYEVPHGHRAILALYALIFLLGVLGNGAVVWVTALELRRTVNGVWFLNLALADLLCCLALPFLALPLTQDHHWPLGGFACKLLPSLTVLNMFASVLLLTAISADRWALVTLPVWCQNHRGLPLARAACAAAWGLAALLTLPSFVFRAARADPFSRKVVCTLAYEAVGPHQRLTELATAGARFLCGFLLPFAAISACYGLLLARLRSRGLARSQRATKLVLVVILSFFICWLPYHVVGLVLASASSRSSLFKSAQAADPVVAGVAYVNSCVNPIIYVVMGQGFRDKFQRSWRAVLRGVLSDDPASAAGDSRAKTKTTVEEQSSSTVV